A stretch of DNA from Acidovorax carolinensis:
GGCACATACGGTATGCGGGTGGTGCGATGGTGCCCGGTGTGGCTGTCGAAATGCTGTCAGTAATATGGGTAGTTTCCCGGGGTGGGCACGCTACGGCCTCTACCGGTCGCAACGCAGCTCAGGTGGCTGACAGGCAAGCCGCCACGGCCGTACCGCTGAGCACGGCGCCTTCAAGCGTGGCAGGGTAGGGGCCTTGCACATAGTCACCGCAGGCAGTCAGCCCCGGCAGCACCTGCATGCCGGGCCGCTCCAAGCCGGGGGTGCAGGCAAAGGTGGCGCGCTTTTCCACCACGGTCTGCACGGGCTGCAAGGCGGGCAGCGCGAGCTGCGCGGCGGCCTGCTGCAGCACTTGTTGTTCGACGCGAGCGCGATCGCCATGGCTGGCGCTGACCACAAAGGCCAGCAGCCCGTGCTGGCCGTCGAGCTGGCCCCGGTCGAACACAAACTGCGCGGGGTGCTGCGCCGTGTTGCGCAGCGCCAGCATGGGCCGGTGCAGGCTGGCGCCGAGGGCATGCGCGTAGACGGTGGTGATGGCTTCAAAGCGCAGCGCGTTGGCCGCCTTGCTCCAGCGGCTGGCGTGTGTTGTTCCGTCCAGTCCGCACAGTCGGTCCAGCCCGGGCAGGTCTGCCAGGCCCTGCACCAGGCGGCTGGCCTCCCAGGAAGGGCAGGCCAGGGTGATTTGGTCAAACACCTCGCGCGTTGCGGGGTCGTCGGCGCTGTCGCCGGTGCACACCGCCTGCCAGCGTCCGCCCGGCACGGGCTGCAGGCGTTGCACGCGTTGCCCGGTGACAACCTGGCCGCCGGGGCGCTGCAGCCAATGGGCCGCAGCCTGGGGGAATAGCGCCCCCAGATCGACGCGCGGCAGCAGCAGGTTGGAGCCGCCCCGGCCGCTGAACAGGCTGTCCTGCAGCACGCGCAAAAAAACCTGGCCGCTGGCTTCACGCGCCGGTGTGTTCAGGGCCGATACGCACAGTGGGTCGATGAACTCGGCCATCAGGCGCGGAGTGAGCGGCGCGCACAGCTCGGCCACCGAAGTCTGCGGCGCGCAGCGAAAACCGCGCAGCTGCCAGGCGGTAGCCGTGCGCAGCAGCGCCAGCTTGTCCCGCCAGTGCCACCCCTGGGCGCGGGCAATGCCCAGCAAGGCATCCAGCGGCGGCGGCAGGTCGGGCAGTTGCAGCCCCTGGCCATCGGGAAACTGCAGCGTGAGCGGCAGGCGCAGCAGGGCCGAATGCGTATCGACCCCCACCAGCCGCATCAGGCGCAGGCTCTCGGCATAGGCGCCAATCAGGATGTGCTGGCCGTTGTCGAGGCTGACGGGTGTGCCGTCAGGCAATGTGGCTGGCACGGCCCGCGCACGGCCGCCCACGGTGCGCGCCGCCTCGAACACCGTGACCTGGCGGCCTGCCTGCTGGTGCCCAATGGCAGCCGCCATGCCCGCCCAGCCCGCACCGATGACGGCCACTTTCATACCTGAATATCCACGAAATCAACGAAAGAACTGGGCGCGCACCACTGGCGCGGCCCAAGGCCAGGGCCACTGTGGAACCGGCTTTGCCGGGCCACTGGTGGCGTCCCCCTTCCCGCGCGCAGCGCGAGAGAAGGGGGAAGCGGCGCAGCCGCACAGGGGGTTGTACTCACATTCTGCCCAGCGCCTGCACCTTCCACGCCAGCCAGAACTTGCGCAGCGGCGTGAGGCGGATGCGCTGGTGCAGCACCTGAAAGTTCTCGTGCTCCACCTCGCGCAGCAGCGTGCGGTAGATGCTGGCCATCATCAGGCCGGGCTTTTGCGCGCGGCGGTCGGCATCGGGCAGCAGGGCAAAGGCCTCGTCATAAAGGCGGTGCGCACGCTCGGCCTGAAAGCGCATCAGCGCGGTGAAGCGGTCGGAATACTGGCGTTTCAAAATCTCGTGCGCCTTCACGTCAAACTGCTGCAGCTCGCTGACCGGCAGGTAGATGCGGCCCAGCATGGCGTCTTCGCCCACGTCGCGGATGATGTTGGTGAGCTGAAACGCCAGGCCCAGCCGGTGGGCGTATTCGGTGGTGCGCGCATCGGTCTGGCCAAAAATGCGCGCCGCCACTTCACCCACGATGCCCGCCACCAGGTGGCAATAGCCCTTCAGGCCCGCAAAGTCGAGGTAGCGGGTCTGCTCCAGGTCCATGTGGCAGCCGTCAATCACCGCCTGCAGGTGGCGTTGCTCAATGCCGTAGTCAAAGGTGTGCGGCATCAGCGCCTGCATCACCGGGTGCGTGGGCTGGCCGGCAAAAGCCTTGGCCACCTCTGCTTGCCACCAGGCCAGCTTGGTGCGGGCCACGCCGGGGTCGCTCACCTCATCGACCACATCATCCACCTCGCGGCAAAACGCATAAAACGCCGTGATGGCCGCGCGGCGCGGCGCGGGCAGAAAAAGAAAGGCGTAATAAAAGCTGCTGCCCGAGGCCACGGCCTTTTGCTGTACGTACTGCTGCGGTGTCATGGGGCGAGATTGTCCCATGGCGCACAGCGCCGGCTGGGGTGTCGGGGTTTGGGATGTTTTTGGCTTCTAGCGCTTGCTGAGTAAGCGTAACAAGCTACTATTTTTATAGTGTCATCGGAGCGGGCGTCGTGGTGCCAACGCCGCTCCTTCTTCTGTGGCCTCTTTGCGCGCAACCCGGCGTGGTGGTTGTCGCTGTCTTCCGGGTGTGCAGCGTCGTAGCCGTTCGGGTGCCGGTGCCTGCGCTGACCAGGTGGGTGCTTTGTCTCGGTGCGTCATGCTGGGCTGCAGGCCTTGGGGCAGCGTGCCCCCGGGGCACTCCTCAGTGGCGGAATTTTCCTTCGCGGGTCACGATGGCCAGGTCTACCAGCGACAGGCCCGTGTGGTTGCCGTTGCGGTAGCTCACCTTCAGGCCGTCGATCTGGAGGTCGGCGTCCTTAAGCCCCGCGACGAAGCTGTCACGGGTGGGGTTGGGCCCCGCGCGGCGCAGGGCTCCCACCAGCGCGCGGGCGGTCATGTAGCCCTCCAGGCTGCCGTATGAAAAGTCTTCCTTGGGCTTGTAGGCCTTGAAGGCTTCCTGGTAGGCGCGGGTGATCGCGGTCTTGCGCTCCCAGGGGCTGGGCATCACCTGGGCAAAGATCATGTTGTGCGCCAGAGGCCCCAGGTGCCTGGCCAGCTGGGCAGAGCCCGAGTTGACGCCATAGAACTGGGTGGAAAGCTGCTGTTCGCGCGCTTTGCGGATGATCTTTTCATACGTGCCGGTGCTGCCATGGTTGAACACCATCTGCGCGCCACTGCTGGCGATCTGTTTCACCACGGCGTCGATGCCCGCGTCATTGATGTCAGATTTGAACGGCAGGTCGGCCGCCAGCTCCAGTCCGAGGGGCTGGATGATCTTGCGCACGTTGGCCAGGTGCTCCTGCCCCACCGCCGAATCCGAGCGAAGGAAGGCCACGCGAGTCATGCCCAGGTTTTTTGCGTGTTC
This window harbors:
- the hpnE gene encoding hydroxysqualene dehydroxylase HpnE — translated: MKVAVIGAGWAGMAAAIGHQQAGRQVTVFEAARTVGGRARAVPATLPDGTPVSLDNGQHILIGAYAESLRLMRLVGVDTHSALLRLPLTLQFPDGQGLQLPDLPPPLDALLGIARAQGWHWRDKLALLRTATAWQLRGFRCAPQTSVAELCAPLTPRLMAEFIDPLCVSALNTPAREASGQVFLRVLQDSLFSGRGGSNLLLPRVDLGALFPQAAAHWLQRPGGQVVTGQRVQRLQPVPGGRWQAVCTGDSADDPATREVFDQITLACPSWEASRLVQGLADLPGLDRLCGLDGTTHASRWSKAANALRFEAITTVYAHALGASLHRPMLALRNTAQHPAQFVFDRGQLDGQHGLLAFVVSASHGDRARVEQQVLQQAAAQLALPALQPVQTVVEKRATFACTPGLERPGMQVLPGLTACGDYVQGPYPATLEGAVLSGTAVAACLSAT
- the hpnD gene encoding presqualene diphosphate synthase HpnD encodes the protein MTPQQYVQQKAVASGSSFYYAFLFLPAPRRAAITAFYAFCREVDDVVDEVSDPGVARTKLAWWQAEVAKAFAGQPTHPVMQALMPHTFDYGIEQRHLQAVIDGCHMDLEQTRYLDFAGLKGYCHLVAGIVGEVAARIFGQTDARTTEYAHRLGLAFQLTNIIRDVGEDAMLGRIYLPVSELQQFDVKAHEILKRQYSDRFTALMRFQAERAHRLYDEAFALLPDADRRAQKPGLMMASIYRTLLREVEHENFQVLHQRIRLTPLRKFWLAWKVQALGRM
- a CDS encoding ABC transporter substrate-binding protein produces the protein MNINTSIRHGFLSAVMATVLAFPSAHAADGVTAQQLLIGQTITLQGGKNDYGVAVLDGVQAYLAQVNRQGGVFERKVVVKVLDDDNKPAQAEANARELITKDKVFMVFGSIEGGPSNAVMQVTNELKVPFFGPMAGSPTFRAPHQPLVFPVRAEHKEEFRALLEHAKNLGMTRVAFLRSDSAVGQEHLANVRKIIQPLGLELAADLPFKSDINDAGIDAVVKQIASSGAQMVFNHGSTGTYEKIIRKAREQQLSTQFYGVNSGSAQLARHLGPLAHNMIFAQVMPSPWERKTAITRAYQEAFKAYKPKEDFSYGSLEGYMTARALVGALRRAGPNPTRDSFVAGLKDADLQIDGLKVSYRNGNHTGLSLVDLAIVTREGKFRH